One stretch of Tepiditoga spiralis DNA includes these proteins:
- a CDS encoding homocysteine biosynthesis protein: MKTYEEINEKISKGEAVVVTAEEIIDIVEEIGIEKTAEYVDVVTTATFGPMCSSGAFLNFGHSNPPIRMQKTYLNGVEAYSGLAAVDSYIGASQESKNKKYGGAHVIHDLISGKKIHLEATSNGTDCYPKKHVDTYITKEDINEAYLFNPRNVYQNYNAATNASDKKIYTYMGTLRPNMGNINYSTTGELSPLLNDPYYKTIGIGTKIFLAGTQGYVSWMGTQFNSSAERNERGVPITPAGTLAVIGDLKKMNKEYIQPVIFKNYGISMFIGIGIPIPILNEEILKYTTIKNEEIQTNIIDYSSGKKIKKVNYKQLQSGMVKINGKEVRTASISNLKKARKIANELKDEIKNGNFLLTKPLEVFPLDKKVKKMKEDD, translated from the coding sequence ATGAAAACTTATGAAGAGATAAATGAAAAAATTTCAAAAGGTGAAGCTGTTGTTGTAACAGCAGAAGAAATTATAGATATAGTTGAAGAAATTGGAATTGAAAAAACTGCAGAGTATGTGGATGTTGTTACTACAGCAACCTTTGGGCCAATGTGTTCAAGTGGAGCATTTTTAAATTTTGGACATTCAAATCCGCCAATAAGAATGCAAAAAACTTATTTGAATGGTGTAGAAGCATATTCTGGATTAGCTGCAGTTGATTCATATATTGGGGCATCTCAAGAGAGTAAAAATAAAAAATATGGTGGAGCACACGTAATACATGACTTAATATCTGGGAAAAAAATACATTTAGAAGCAACTTCAAATGGAACTGATTGTTATCCAAAAAAACATGTTGATACATACATAACAAAAGAAGATATAAATGAAGCTTATTTATTTAATCCAAGAAATGTTTATCAAAATTATAATGCGGCAACAAACGCTTCAGATAAAAAAATTTATACGTATATGGGAACTTTAAGACCAAATATGGGTAATATAAACTATAGTACAACAGGAGAGTTAAGTCCACTATTAAATGATCCATACTATAAAACGATAGGAATAGGAACAAAGATATTTTTAGCAGGAACTCAAGGATATGTAAGTTGGATGGGTACACAATTTAATTCTTCTGCAGAAAGAAATGAAAGAGGAGTGCCAATTACACCTGCAGGAACATTAGCGGTTATAGGAGATTTAAAAAAAATGAATAAAGAATATATACAACCTGTAATTTTTAAAAATTATGGAATATCAATGTTTATTGGTATTGGAATACCAATTCCAATCTTAAATGAAGAAATTTTAAAATATACAACAATAAAAAATGAAGAAATACAAACAAATATTATTGACTATAGTAGTGGTAAAAAAATAAAAAAGGTAAATTATAAACAACTTCAAAGTGGTATGGTGAAAATAAATGGAAAAGAAGTTAGAACTGCATCAATATCTAATTTAAAAAAAGCTAGAAAAATTGCAAATGAATTAAAAGATGAAATAAAAAATGGAAACTTTTTATTAACTAAACCACTTGAAGTATTTCCATTAGATAAAAAAGTAAAAAAAATGAAAGAAGATGATTGA
- a CDS encoding homocysteine S-methyltransferase family protein: protein MHIKERIKNELLFFDGAMGTQLQKKGLKLGTLPETLNITNPNIIKEIHELYIRSGAQIITTNTFGASEFKLKRTEYTVEEIVESAVKIAKSATGVQYVALDIGPIGRLLEPSGTLKFEEAYNMFKRQMIAGEKAGADLILIETISDLYEAKAAILAAKENTKLPVFCTMTFTEDGRTFTGTDPLTMVNVLEGLDVDALGLNCSVGPKEAIPIVEKIIKYSSIPVMVQPNAGLPEIENGETKYKITPKEFLTHMKKIVEMGAQIIGGCCGTDERFIKLMTKELKTVKPKKIKEKEFTAVSSYSKTVKIGETLKIIGERINPTGKKKFKQALRDKNLDYIIKEAINQKEEGADILDVNVGLPEINEEEIMIKVIKEIQSVMGLPLQIDSSDPKVIEHAVRIYNGKPLINSVNGKKESMEKIFPIVKKYGACVVGLTLDERGIPKKAEERVEVAEKIIKTAQKYGIHKKNILIDCLVLTASAQQEDVMETIKAVRMVKEKFNVKTTLGISNVSFGLPNRSILNKTFLAMALTAGVDAPILNPKKEEIKEIIYSYKVLSNQDKQSEKFIEKYSKVIQKKLNKEIKMQKEIDLKQIIIDGLKDEAIEATKILLKEKKSMEIINEFLIPALDIVGQRYEKEEIFLPQLIRSAETVKKSFELIKEIILKSGEEKKVGKKILLATVQGDVHDIGKNIVKVILENYGYEIVDLGKDVPAQKIIESIKKENIRLVGLSALMTTTVKSMEYIIKEIRKNKLDCKIMVGGAVLNQKYTDMIKADYYVKDAQKAVEIAKQFFSI, encoded by the coding sequence GTGCATATTAAAGAAAGAATAAAAAATGAGCTTTTATTTTTTGATGGTGCAATGGGTACGCAATTACAAAAAAAAGGATTAAAACTTGGAACATTACCAGAAACATTAAATATTACAAACCCAAATATTATAAAAGAAATACATGAACTATATATAAGGTCAGGTGCACAAATAATAACAACAAATACTTTTGGTGCAAGTGAATTTAAATTAAAAAGAACCGAGTATACTGTTGAAGAAATTGTTGAATCAGCTGTAAAAATAGCAAAGAGTGCAACTGGAGTACAATATGTTGCACTTGATATAGGACCAATAGGAAGATTATTAGAACCATCAGGAACATTGAAGTTTGAAGAAGCATATAATATGTTTAAAAGACAAATGATAGCTGGAGAAAAAGCAGGTGCAGACTTAATTTTAATAGAAACAATATCAGATTTATATGAAGCAAAAGCAGCAATACTTGCTGCAAAAGAAAATACAAAATTACCTGTTTTTTGTACAATGACTTTTACAGAAGATGGAAGAACATTTACTGGAACAGATCCATTGACAATGGTAAATGTTTTAGAAGGACTTGATGTAGATGCACTAGGATTAAACTGTTCTGTTGGACCAAAAGAAGCTATACCAATAGTAGAAAAAATTATAAAATATTCATCAATACCTGTTATGGTTCAACCAAATGCTGGATTACCAGAAATAGAAAATGGTGAAACAAAGTATAAGATTACTCCAAAAGAATTTTTAACTCACATGAAAAAAATAGTTGAAATGGGTGCACAGATAATAGGAGGATGTTGTGGTACAGATGAAAGATTTATAAAATTAATGACAAAAGAATTAAAAACAGTAAAACCAAAAAAAATAAAAGAAAAAGAATTCACGGCAGTTTCATCATATTCAAAAACTGTAAAGATAGGTGAAACTTTAAAAATAATAGGGGAAAGAATAAATCCAACAGGAAAAAAGAAGTTTAAACAAGCATTAAGAGATAAAAACTTAGATTATATAATAAAAGAAGCAATAAATCAAAAAGAAGAAGGCGCAGATATTTTAGATGTTAATGTGGGACTTCCCGAAATAAACGAAGAAGAAATTATGATAAAAGTTATAAAAGAAATACAATCAGTAATGGGATTACCACTTCAAATTGATAGTTCAGATCCAAAAGTAATAGAACATGCAGTTAGAATTTATAATGGTAAACCATTAATAAACTCTGTAAATGGTAAAAAAGAAAGTATGGAAAAAATATTTCCAATAGTAAAAAAGTATGGAGCATGTGTAGTAGGACTGACCTTAGATGAAAGAGGGATACCTAAAAAGGCAGAAGAAAGAGTTGAAGTTGCAGAAAAAATTATAAAAACAGCTCAAAAATATGGAATACATAAAAAAAATATATTGATAGATTGTTTAGTTTTAACAGCATCAGCACAACAAGAAGATGTTATGGAAACAATAAAAGCTGTTAGAATGGTTAAAGAAAAATTTAATGTTAAAACAACTTTGGGAATAAGTAATGTATCTTTTGGCCTTCCAAATAGAAGCATATTAAATAAAACATTTTTAGCAATGGCTTTAACAGCTGGAGTTGATGCACCAATATTAAATCCTAAAAAAGAAGAAATAAAAGAAATAATCTATTCATATAAAGTTTTATCAAATCAAGATAAACAATCAGAGAAATTTATAGAAAAGTATTCAAAAGTTATACAAAAAAAATTAAATAAAGAAATTAAAATGCAAAAAGAAATAGATTTAAAACAAATAATAATTGATGGTTTAAAAGATGAAGCAATTGAAGCAACAAAAATTTTGCTAAAAGAAAAAAAATCTATGGAAATAATAAATGAATTTTTAATTCCAGCATTGGATATAGTTGGACAACGATATGAAAAAGAAGAAATATTTTTACCTCAACTTATAAGATCTGCAGAAACTGTAAAAAAATCATTTGAATTAATAAAAGAAATAATATTAAAGTCAGGAGAAGAAAAAAAAGTTGGAAAAAAAATACTTTTGGCAACTGTTCAAGGTGATGTTCATGATATAGGAAAAAATATAGTAAAAGTTATACTTGAAAACTATGGATACGAAATAGTAGATTTAGGTAAAGATGTACCAGCACAAAAAATAATAGAAAGTATAAAAAAAGAAAATATAAGATTAGTTGGACTAAGCGCTTTGATGACAACAACAGTTAAAAGTATGGAATATATAATTAAAGAAATACGTAAGAATAAATTAGATTGTAAAATTATGGTTGGAGGAGCAGTCTTAAATCAAAAATATACTGATATGATAAAAGCAGATTATTATGTTAAAGATGCACAAAAAGCTGTTGAAATAGCAAAACAATTTTTTTCTATATAA
- a CDS encoding vitamin B12 dependent-methionine synthase activation domain-containing protein — MEFKKEVLRYLGYKNQKIDNKLDFLIDKSIEEVKNTSIYRYTFKIFDLEKLKEGILLSGTEVLLKGENIKTHLRASDKCAIMAVTIGFEIDKKLRYYQLKDMTKAVIFNACASVYVEKSCDEVQSIIEKEMYPYYITPRYSPGYGDFSIEVQQEIVNILDTRKKIGLDVTENNVLIPEKSVTAIIGLQKENSVANIYGCDGCKLNCSFKRKGGSCAY, encoded by the coding sequence TTGGAGTTTAAAAAAGAAGTGTTAAGGTATTTAGGGTACAAAAATCAAAAAATAGATAATAAATTAGATTTTTTAATAGATAAAAGTATTGAAGAAGTAAAAAACACTTCTATTTACAGATATACATTTAAAATTTTTGATTTAGAAAAATTAAAAGAAGGAATACTATTAAGTGGAACAGAGGTTTTATTAAAAGGTGAAAATATAAAAACTCATTTAAGAGCATCAGACAAATGTGCAATTATGGCAGTTACTATAGGATTTGAAATTGATAAAAAACTACGTTATTATCAATTAAAAGATATGACTAAAGCAGTTATTTTTAATGCTTGTGCTTCTGTTTATGTTGAAAAAAGTTGTGATGAAGTTCAAAGTATTATAGAAAAAGAAATGTATCCATATTATATAACTCCAAGATACAGTCCAGGATATGGAGATTTTTCAATAGAAGTTCAACAAGAAATAGTAAATATTTTAGATACAAGGAAAAAAATAGGATTGGATGTTACAGAAAATAATGTATTAATACCTGAAAAATCAGTAACTGCAATTATTGGATTACAAAAAGAAAATAGTGTTGCAAATATATATGGTTGCGATGGATGTAAGTTAAATTGTAGTTTTAAAAGAAAGGGTGGTTCATGTGCATATTAA
- the metF gene encoding methylenetetrahydrofolate reductase [NAD(P)H] — protein sequence MYIKDIFKEKKPVISFEIFPPKKESNIKTIYKTIDELAQLNPDYISVTYGASGSIKNNKTVEISSFIKREYKIEPLSHLTCINSSKKEIDEILNQLIENNISNVLALRGDIPNDKNIKKEFNYAEDLIRYISKKKKFSIGAACYPEGHIEARNKSLDLYYLNKKVNAGTDFLITQLFFDNKYFYDFREKLKNRNINIPLQAGIMPVVNKKQVEKIVSMCGVNIPEKFIKIMNKYENNKEALIDAGVTYACDQIIDLLTTGVDGIHLYVMNKSKIAKEIVKRITSILKINIKMEE from the coding sequence ATGTACATAAAAGATATTTTTAAAGAAAAGAAACCAGTTATATCTTTTGAAATATTTCCACCAAAAAAAGAATCAAATATAAAAACAATATATAAAACAATAGATGAACTTGCACAATTGAATCCTGATTATATAAGTGTTACTTATGGGGCGTCGGGTAGTATAAAAAACAATAAAACAGTAGAAATTTCTTCTTTTATAAAAAGAGAATATAAAATTGAACCTCTTTCTCATTTAACATGTATAAATTCGAGTAAAAAAGAAATAGATGAAATATTAAATCAATTGATAGAAAACAACATATCTAATGTGCTGGCATTACGTGGAGATATTCCAAACGATAAAAATATAAAAAAAGAATTTAATTATGCTGAAGACTTAATAAGATACATATCTAAAAAAAAGAAGTTTAGTATAGGTGCAGCTTGTTATCCTGAAGGACATATAGAAGCAAGAAATAAAAGTTTAGATTTATATTATTTAAATAAAAAAGTAAATGCAGGAACGGATTTTTTAATAACACAATTATTTTTTGATAATAAATATTTTTATGATTTTAGAGAAAAATTAAAAAATAGAAATATAAATATACCACTTCAAGCAGGTATAATGCCAGTAGTAAATAAAAAACAAGTTGAAAAAATAGTATCTATGTGTGGAGTAAATATACCAGAAAAATTTATAAAAATAATGAATAAATACGAAAATAATAAAGAAGCATTAATTGATGCAGGAGTTACATATGCATGTGATCAAATTATAGATCTTTTAACAACTGGAGTTGATGGGATTCACTTATATGTTATGAATAAATCTAAAATAGCAAAAGAAATTGTAAAAAGAATAACATCTATATTAAAAATCAATATAAAAATGGAGGAATAA
- a CDS encoding PQQ-binding-like beta-propeller repeat protein — translation MGSSPAIGQDGTIYVGSVDNNLYAITSKCKGVSESSWPMFRQNIEHTGRK, via the coding sequence ATAGGATCCAGTCCAGCGATAGGGCAAGATGGGACGATATACGTAGGAAGTGTGGATAACAATTTGTACGCGATAACATCAAAATGTAAAGGAGTTTCAGAGTCTTCATGGCCAATGTTTAGACAAAACATAGAACACACAGGAAGAAAATAA
- a CDS encoding UPF0280 family protein translates to MIDLYEVRDYREKMKSQDMTNFRVMEFETDLFISAKKDLSKITKKMVKKYREEIINYSAKNIEFYKSLVPIVEKENASKIVKHMIKVSKLTNVGPMAAIAGAISEYVGIELLKYTDEVIIENGGDIFLKTKKERKIKIYAGKSKFSNKLSLKIKPNYEKLGICTSSGTFGHSLSFGKSDAVVVLSEDTLLADATATAIGNIIKTKEDIKKGIKFATSIKNIIGILIIVDNTLGSWGKIEIER, encoded by the coding sequence ATGATTGATTTGTATGAAGTAAGAGATTATAGAGAAAAAATGAAAAGTCAGGATATGACAAATTTTAGAGTAATGGAATTTGAAACAGACTTGTTTATTTCTGCAAAAAAAGATTTGTCTAAGATAACAAAAAAAATGGTAAAAAAATATAGAGAAGAAATAATAAATTATTCAGCTAAAAATATAGAATTTTATAAAAGTTTAGTACCAATAGTAGAAAAAGAAAATGCTAGTAAAATAGTAAAGCATATGATTAAAGTCAGTAAATTAACTAATGTTGGACCAATGGCTGCGATTGCTGGTGCAATTTCAGAATATGTTGGTATAGAACTTTTAAAGTATACAGATGAAGTAATAATTGAAAATGGCGGAGATATATTTTTAAAAACAAAAAAGGAAAGAAAGATTAAAATATATGCTGGAAAATCTAAATTTTCTAATAAACTATCTTTAAAGATAAAACCAAATTATGAAAAACTTGGAATATGTACATCTTCTGGAACGTTTGGACATTCTTTGAGTTTTGGAAAATCAGATGCAGTGGTAGTTTTATCTGAAGACACATTACTTGCTGATGCAACGGCAACAGCAATTGGAAATATTATTAAAACAAAAGAAGATATAAAAAAAGGAATAAAATTTGCAACTTCTATAAAAAATATTATAGGAATTTTAATAATAGTTGATAATACTCTTGGAAGTTGGGGTAAAATAGAAATAGAGAGGTGA
- a CDS encoding DEAD/DEAH box helicase, producing MSKFEDLGLSETTLKALKKKGFEEPTPIQEKTIPVLLKGEVDLIGQAQTGTGKTAAFGLPLIEKLTPGAKHVQALILAPTRELAVQVAEEINSLKGRSKLSILPIYGGASIERQLNALRRGVDIVVGTPGRVIDHIKRKSLKLENISYFILDEADEMLNMGFIDDMEEIFKHTNPDKRVLLFSATMPKPILGLAKKYMKNFEIIKVKKEQLTTNLTDQIYFEVNESDKFEALCRIIDIEKDFYGLVFCRTKLDVDRVALKLTERGYNAEGIHGDISQYQRERILKKFKDKRAHILVATDVAARGLDINDLTHVINYSLPQDPESYVHRIGRTGRAGKEGTAITFVTPSEYRKLIFIKRVANTNIRKEKVPGIKEIIKTKKERIKNEILDIVKNSNASEYENLAKELLNISDPVQAISALLKHAYQSELDTANYNEISEVSINTKGKTRLFVALGKKDEMDIKKLLKFIKDKTDVDTKKIRDVRIFENFSFISVPFEEAEIIIDTFKRKKRGRRPLVEKAKERKSK from the coding sequence ATGTCAAAATTTGAAGATCTCGGTTTATCCGAAACAACGTTAAAAGCATTAAAGAAAAAAGGATTTGAAGAACCAACTCCAATACAAGAAAAAACAATTCCTGTTTTATTAAAAGGCGAAGTTGATTTAATCGGTCAAGCTCAAACAGGTACTGGTAAAACAGCAGCTTTTGGTTTACCTTTAATTGAAAAATTAACACCTGGTGCAAAACATGTGCAAGCTTTAATACTTGCTCCAACAAGAGAACTTGCTGTTCAAGTAGCAGAAGAAATAAACTCTTTAAAAGGAAGAAGTAAGTTAAGTATACTTCCAATTTATGGTGGAGCATCAATTGAAAGGCAATTAAACGCTTTAAGAAGAGGCGTTGATATTGTTGTAGGAACACCTGGTAGAGTAATAGATCATATAAAAAGAAAGAGTTTAAAACTTGAAAACATATCTTATTTCATTTTAGATGAAGCTGATGAAATGTTAAATATGGGATTCATAGACGATATGGAAGAAATTTTTAAACATACAAATCCAGATAAAAGAGTTTTATTATTTTCTGCAACAATGCCTAAACCTATATTAGGTCTTGCAAAAAAATATATGAAAAATTTTGAAATTATAAAAGTAAAAAAAGAGCAATTAACAACCAATCTTACAGATCAAATATACTTTGAAGTTAATGAAAGTGATAAATTTGAAGCTCTTTGTAGAATAATTGATATAGAAAAAGATTTTTATGGTTTAGTTTTCTGTAGAACAAAATTAGATGTTGATAGAGTTGCTTTAAAATTGACTGAACGTGGATATAATGCTGAAGGTATACATGGAGATATTTCACAGTATCAAAGGGAAAGAATTTTAAAAAAATTCAAAGATAAAAGAGCTCATATCTTAGTTGCAACAGATGTTGCAGCAAGAGGTTTAGATATAAATGATTTAACCCATGTAATTAACTATTCCCTTCCACAAGATCCAGAATCTTATGTTCATAGAATTGGAAGAACAGGAAGAGCTGGTAAAGAAGGAACCGCTATAACTTTTGTAACACCTTCTGAATATAGAAAATTAATATTTATAAAAAGAGTTGCAAATACTAATATAAGAAAAGAAAAGGTACCTGGTATAAAAGAAATTATTAAAACTAAAAAAGAAAGAATAAAGAATGAAATTTTAGATATAGTTAAAAATTCAAATGCTTCTGAATATGAAAATTTAGCAAAAGAATTATTAAATATTTCAGATCCAGTACAAGCAATTTCTGCTCTTTTAAAACATGCTTATCAAAGTGAATTGGATACTGCAAATTATAATGAAATAAGTGAAGTTTCTATAAATACTAAAGGAAAAACAAGATTATTTGTTGCTCTTGGTAAAAAAGATGAAATGGATATCAAAAAATTATTAAAGTTTATCAAAGATAAAACTGATGTTGATACTAAAAAAATTAGAGATGTTAGAATTTTTGAAAACTTCTCATTTATATCTGTTCCTTTCGAAGAAGCTGAAATTATAATCGATACATTTAAAAGAAAAAAGAGAGGAAGAAGACCTCTTGTAGAAAAAGCAAAAGAAAGAAAATCTAAATAA
- a CDS encoding AAA family ATPase — translation MKRLPIGRSDFKSLIEDNMYFVDKSMLIKEVIESGDVLLITRPRRFGKTLSQSMMKYFFDITQNNEYLFKDLNIYKEKNIIEKHLNKHPVIYITFKDLKSNNLKKMHDLLAMELSRLYIKHEYVFEVLNEREKDVYNKIMGREALDADYENCIRSLSEYMERYYDKKVIILIDEYDTPIQQAYLHGYYDEIISLIGNLFGMALKDNVYLEKAVLTGITRVSKESIFTGVNNLEVSTVLNELFNDKYGLTKEEVEEVLKYYELEYEENEVIDWYNGYNFGGVEIYNPFSIVTLAKNKGKIRPYWMNTSGNYLIRKLIKEGTVNIKDNVEKLINGEEVECEIIETMVYGDLNLNSESAIWTLFLFSGYLKWTSKKRKNNITMYKVKIPNEEVKDFFVQTVRNMLRESNININNILLNLINGYIEEFKEDFQKLTINTLSYFDVSGEEPERFYHGLILGMSVGLKEEYIIKSNRETGLGRADVILIPKDKTDKGIIIEFKKFYKNEKTLLNSAQNGLKQINEKKYEEEIKSYGINDIIKVSIAFDKKEVEIVSNLDKDVEVTPEERMAKELLKNGVDIEIISKTTKLSIEKIKNMSNQL, via the coding sequence ATGAAACGATTGCCAATAGGAAGAAGTGACTTTAAATCTTTAATTGAAGATAATATGTATTTTGTAGATAAAAGTATGTTAATCAAAGAAGTTATTGAAAGTGGAGATGTTTTATTAATAACAAGACCAAGAAGGTTCGGGAAAACTCTTAGTCAATCTATGATGAAGTACTTTTTTGATATTACTCAAAACAATGAATACCTCTTTAAAGATTTAAATATATACAAAGAAAAAAACATAATAGAAAAACATTTAAATAAACACCCCGTTATATACATCACCTTTAAGGATTTAAAGTCTAATAACTTAAAAAAAATGCATGATTTATTAGCTATGGAGCTTTCAAGGTTGTATATAAAACATGAATATGTTTTTGAAGTATTAAATGAAAGGGAAAAAGATGTATACAATAAAATAATGGGTAGAGAAGCTTTAGATGCTGATTATGAAAATTGTATAAGAAGTTTATCAGAATATATGGAAAGATACTATGATAAAAAAGTAATAATATTAATAGATGAATACGACACTCCCATTCAACAAGCTTATTTACATGGTTATTATGATGAAATAATATCTTTAATAGGTAATTTATTTGGCATGGCATTAAAAGATAATGTATACCTTGAAAAAGCAGTTCTTACTGGAATAACAAGAGTTTCTAAAGAAAGTATCTTTACTGGTGTGAATAATTTAGAAGTTTCTACTGTATTAAATGAACTATTCAATGATAAGTATGGTTTAACTAAAGAAGAAGTAGAAGAAGTATTGAAGTATTATGAACTTGAATACGAAGAAAATGAAGTTATAGACTGGTACAATGGTTATAACTTTGGTGGTGTTGAAATATACAATCCTTTTTCTATAGTAACTCTTGCAAAGAATAAAGGGAAAATAAGACCATATTGGATGAATACGAGTGGAAATTATTTAATAAGAAAGCTAATAAAAGAAGGAACTGTTAATATAAAAGATAATGTAGAAAAATTAATAAATGGAGAAGAAGTAGAGTGTGAAATAATAGAAACTATGGTTTATGGTGATTTAAACTTAAATAGTGAAAGTGCAATTTGGACATTATTTTTATTTAGTGGTTACTTAAAGTGGACGAGTAAAAAAAGAAAAAATAATATAACAATGTATAAAGTAAAGATACCAAATGAAGAAGTAAAAGATTTTTTTGTACAAACAGTTAGAAATATGTTGAGAGAATCAAATATAAACATTAATAATATACTATTGAACCTAATAAATGGATACATAGAAGAGTTTAAAGAAGACTTTCAAAAACTAACTATTAATACATTGAGTTACTTTGATGTTAGTGGAGAAGAACCAGAAAGATTTTATCATGGACTAATACTTGGAATGAGCGTTGGTTTGAAAGAAGAGTACATAATAAAGAGTAATAGAGAAACAGGACTTGGAAGAGCAGATGTTATTTTAATACCAAAAGATAAAACAGATAAAGGAATAATAATAGAGTTTAAAAAGTTTTATAAAAATGAAAAAACACTATTAAACAGTGCACAAAATGGATTAAAACAAATAAATGAAAAGAAGTATGAAGAAGAGATAAAAAGTTATGGAATAAATGATATAATAAAAGTTTCAATAGCTTTTGATAAAAAAGAGGTTGAAATCGTTAGTAATTTGGATAAAGATGTTGAAGTAACTCCAGAAGAAAGAATGGCAAAAGAACTATTAAAAAATGGAGTTGATATAGAAATTATTTCTAAAACAACAAAGTTATCTATTGAAAAAATAAAAAATATGAGTAATCAATTATGA
- a CDS encoding HAD family hydrolase has protein sequence MKNIKNIIFDIDGTLVNTKKVTIPAFKKTLESLDKDGFKVKVNSNEIMKYIGYTIDNIFKNIFKSDDKVLIEKAIHYLDIYEEEFLSKTNEIFFDGVFDVLSYLKSKNKNIYLLSNCNKKYLNIVLEKGLNEFIDSPHCSEMYNWKEKDYVISTFIKKTNSKSFVMIGDRHKDIEAAKANNIKSIGCNYGYGNKEVEKADVIIHNIKDIINIF, from the coding sequence ATGAAAAATATTAAAAATATAATCTTTGATATTGATGGAACATTGGTAAATACAAAAAAAGTTACTATACCAGCTTTTAAAAAAACTCTTGAATCTTTAGATAAAGATGGATTTAAAGTAAAAGTAAATTCAAATGAAATTATGAAATACATAGGATATACAATAGACAATATCTTTAAAAATATATTTAAGTCTGATGATAAAGTTTTAATTGAAAAAGCTATACATTACTTAGATATTTATGAAGAAGAATTTTTATCAAAAACAAATGAAATCTTTTTTGATGGTGTGTTTGATGTTTTATCTTATCTAAAATCTAAAAATAAAAATATTTATCTTTTATCTAATTGTAATAAAAAATATTTAAACATCGTCTTAGAAAAAGGCTTAAATGAATTTATTGATTCACCTCATTGTTCTGAAATGTATAATTGGAAAGAAAAAGATTATGTTATATCAACTTTTATAAAAAAAACAAATAGCAAAAGCTTTGTAATGATTGGTGATAGGCACAAAGATATTGAAGCTGCAAAAGCTAATAATATAAAATCAATAGGTTGTAATTATGGATATGGGAATAAAGAAGTTGAAAAAGCTGATGTAATAATTCATAATATAAAAGATATTATAAATATTTTTTAG